One stretch of Streptomyces sp. A2-16 DNA includes these proteins:
- a CDS encoding ATP-dependent DNA ligase, with product MTLPLIPPMLATPGALPPAAQDGRWAYETKQDGQRAVVYLSGSGEVVLRARSGEEITGAYPELRSLGSALGATPAVLDGEILALDEQGRADFQLLQPRMQLAHAPTRAARRAAEAPVHLVLFDLMHLGRHPLLALPYAERRARLDELELTGTHWSTPAALVGHGEQALRATREHRLEGLVCKRLDSVYEPGVRSRAWIKIRNMRSEDVVVGGWLPGRGRLTGLPGAVLVGQRGGGRLRYVGNVGTGWSEAERTELAALLAAAATDVCPFDPVPRVPGARWVLPRLVGEVRYSTRTRAGLLRQPSWLRLRPDLAPEDSSADLPDAPS from the coding sequence GTGACCCTCCCCCTGATCCCGCCCATGCTCGCCACCCCCGGCGCCCTGCCGCCCGCCGCACAGGACGGCCGCTGGGCCTACGAGACCAAGCAGGACGGCCAGCGGGCGGTCGTCTACCTCTCCGGGAGCGGCGAGGTGGTGCTGCGCGCCCGGTCCGGGGAGGAGATCACCGGCGCCTATCCCGAACTGCGGTCGCTGGGCAGCGCGCTCGGCGCCACACCCGCGGTGCTCGACGGGGAGATCCTCGCGCTGGACGAACAGGGCCGCGCGGACTTCCAGTTGCTGCAGCCGCGCATGCAGCTGGCCCACGCCCCCACCAGAGCCGCGCGCCGGGCGGCCGAAGCGCCCGTTCATCTGGTGCTGTTCGACCTGATGCACCTGGGGCGGCACCCGCTCCTCGCGCTCCCCTACGCCGAGCGGCGGGCGCGACTGGACGAGCTGGAGCTCACCGGGACGCACTGGTCGACCCCCGCCGCCCTCGTCGGGCACGGCGAGCAGGCCCTGCGCGCCACCCGTGAGCACCGCCTGGAAGGACTGGTCTGCAAGCGCCTCGACTCGGTGTACGAACCCGGGGTGCGCTCCCGCGCCTGGATCAAGATCCGCAACATGCGCAGCGAGGACGTCGTCGTGGGCGGATGGCTGCCCGGCAGGGGTCGGCTCACCGGACTGCCGGGCGCCGTACTGGTCGGCCAGCGGGGCGGGGGGCGGCTGCGGTACGTCGGCAATGTCGGTACCGGCTGGAGCGAAGCGGAACGGACCGAGCTCGCCGCGCTGTTGGCCGCCGCGGCGACCGACGTGTGCCCCTTCGACCCCGTGCCGCGGGTCCCGGGTGCGCGCTGGGTGCTGCCCCGGCTGGTCGGCGAGGTCCGCTACAGCACCCGCACCCGGGCGGGGTTGCTGCGTCAGCCGTCCTGGCTCCGGCTGCGTCCGGATCTAGCGCCGGAGGACTCCTCGGCCGACCTCCCCGACGCACCTTCATGA
- a CDS encoding NPP1 family protein produces the protein MSSPSFKKHRTRWLTGLVGAAALVVAFPSVAFAAPPKALPANAESAEFTYQPAFDYDTDGCYPTPAIGPDGTINGGLNPTGSLSGDCHDASDLDNTNTYSRYKCNNGWCAYMYGLYFEKDQALANSSIGGHRHDWEHVVIWVQNGTVQYVSTSNHGSFTVTAASGVRFDGTHAKIVYHKDGISTHCFRLANSNDEPPENAKGTWQYPPLVGWNGYPSGLRDKLSAYDFGSANFGLKDANFAAHLTSAKPSGISFDPNA, from the coding sequence GTGTCGTCACCGTCGTTCAAGAAGCACCGCACGAGATGGCTCACCGGTCTCGTCGGCGCCGCCGCGCTCGTCGTCGCCTTTCCCTCCGTCGCGTTCGCCGCCCCGCCGAAGGCGCTGCCCGCCAACGCCGAGAGCGCCGAGTTCACCTACCAGCCGGCCTTCGACTACGACACCGACGGCTGCTACCCGACACCCGCCATCGGCCCCGACGGGACGATCAACGGCGGCCTGAACCCGACCGGTTCGCTCAGCGGCGACTGCCATGACGCCTCGGACCTGGACAACACCAACACGTACTCGCGCTACAAGTGCAACAACGGCTGGTGCGCGTACATGTACGGCCTGTACTTCGAGAAGGACCAGGCGCTGGCGAACAGCAGCATCGGCGGGCACCGGCACGACTGGGAGCACGTCGTGATCTGGGTGCAGAACGGCACCGTCCAGTACGTGTCGACGTCCAACCACGGCTCGTTCACGGTGACCGCGGCTTCCGGCGTCCGCTTCGACGGCACGCACGCGAAGATCGTCTACCACAAGGACGGCATCAGCACGCACTGCTTCCGGCTGGCCAACTCCAATGACGAGCCCCCGGAGAACGCCAAGGGCACCTGGCAGTACCCGCCGCTGGTCGGCTGGAACGGCTACCCCTCGGGGCTGCGCGACAAGCTGAGCGCCTACGACTTCGGCAGCGCCAACTTCGGCCTCAAGGACGCCAACTTCGCCGCCCATCTGACGTCGGCGAAGCCGTCGGGCATCTCCTTCGACCCCAACGCCTGA
- a CDS encoding questin oxidase family protein, with product MDTTDTSSTSGHLEEALERVHASGPEREGWLTNHAPMVVEALAAHGQAGSVHRWLDLYRDKLEDFPDRAAPVTDDNWLSALGDPRRIADWTDHFSRTLGERPWKDVLAEWWPRLLPGLYGGATHTVIRVGHAVRALEAEENAPRITELAHALGYWAARHQPVTGPVELPGAATAADALEAVPAIEPGHMGFRNRLAAVRRLPLWAHDVTDPDTAKERLTELVRAATHRYATHGHGEPTMLVHAATAPNAVLRTLDCLPRDQWAPSLHAAWTASAAVTAMYAPVAPVAHVPAVRLAPEEVVERALAHGDEHVIKLTDTALDVGDQQALAAALRSVELSEPLV from the coding sequence ATGGACACGACCGATACGAGCAGCACGAGCGGGCACCTCGAAGAGGCCCTGGAGCGCGTCCACGCCTCCGGCCCGGAGCGGGAGGGCTGGCTGACCAACCACGCCCCCATGGTGGTCGAGGCGCTCGCCGCGCACGGACAGGCCGGCTCGGTGCACCGGTGGCTGGACCTCTACCGGGACAAGCTGGAGGACTTCCCCGACCGCGCGGCCCCCGTCACGGACGACAACTGGCTCTCGGCACTGGGCGATCCGCGCCGGATCGCGGACTGGACCGACCACTTCTCCCGCACGCTCGGCGAGCGCCCGTGGAAGGACGTCCTCGCCGAATGGTGGCCGCGACTGCTGCCCGGCCTGTACGGCGGTGCCACCCACACGGTCATCCGGGTCGGCCACGCCGTGCGTGCCCTGGAGGCGGAGGAGAACGCGCCGCGGATCACCGAACTCGCGCACGCGCTCGGCTACTGGGCGGCACGGCACCAGCCCGTCACGGGTCCGGTGGAACTGCCGGGTGCGGCGACCGCCGCGGACGCCCTGGAAGCCGTACCCGCCATCGAGCCGGGGCACATGGGCTTCCGGAACCGCCTGGCGGCCGTACGCCGACTGCCCCTGTGGGCGCACGACGTCACCGACCCGGACACCGCGAAGGAGCGGCTCACCGAGCTCGTCCGGGCCGCGACCCACCGCTACGCCACCCACGGCCACGGCGAGCCGACCATGCTGGTGCACGCGGCCACCGCCCCCAACGCCGTGCTGCGCACCCTGGACTGCCTTCCCCGCGACCAGTGGGCACCCAGTCTGCACGCGGCCTGGACGGCGTCCGCTGCGGTCACGGCCATGTACGCGCCCGTGGCACCGGTCGCCCACGTCCCCGCCGTGCGCCTGGCGCCCGAGGAGGTCGTGGAACGGGCCCTCGCCCACGGCGACGAGCACGTCATCAAGCTCACCGACACGGCTCTGGACGTCGGCGACCAGCAGGCCCTCGCGGCAGCCCTGCGTTCGGTCGAACTGAGCGAGCCGCTCGTCTGA
- a CDS encoding DUF5937 family protein, producing MPLTLRLGNDDLRRCRFAVSPLCQTHEALRMLRRSARHGYHRAWLRRSAPRVAGLDLSPLWLFIPPVGGYTPDFLGPPPEEPYPRFEDELARVRTTDPALAHAEMARSLACTPGLAESPQGRAALDDPAAAVRRLADLTEQAWRALVAPDWARHRAVLEADIAHRSRLAADAGLDALFTGLHPDVDWTDGSLTLPVRGDMTDAQPADGRGVLLMPSVFVWPDVVSGFARPWQPTVIYPARGMAGLHGEEVPRPSEALARLLGRQRAAVLAGLADPASTTDLARRHGLAPSTVSAHLSVLREAGLLRSRRQGHRVLYARTPLGDAMVAGA from the coding sequence GTGCCGCTGACCCTGCGTCTGGGGAACGACGACCTCCGACGGTGCCGGTTCGCGGTCTCCCCGCTCTGCCAGACCCACGAGGCGCTGCGCATGCTGCGCCGGTCCGCCCGGCACGGCTACCACCGGGCGTGGCTGCGCCGGTCCGCGCCGCGCGTGGCCGGGCTCGACCTGTCCCCGCTGTGGCTGTTCATCCCGCCGGTCGGCGGTTACACCCCTGACTTCCTGGGGCCGCCGCCCGAGGAGCCGTACCCCCGCTTCGAGGACGAACTGGCCCGCGTCCGCACCACCGACCCCGCCCTGGCCCACGCCGAGATGGCCCGCTCCCTCGCCTGCACACCCGGACTCGCCGAGTCGCCGCAGGGCCGGGCCGCCCTCGACGACCCGGCTGCCGCCGTGCGGCGCCTCGCCGACCTCACCGAGCAGGCATGGCGGGCGCTGGTCGCCCCGGACTGGGCACGCCACCGCGCCGTGCTGGAGGCCGACATCGCGCACCGGTCCCGGCTGGCGGCGGACGCCGGGCTCGACGCGTTGTTCACCGGTCTGCACCCGGACGTCGACTGGACCGACGGAAGCCTCACCCTCCCCGTGCGGGGCGACATGACGGACGCCCAGCCGGCCGACGGGCGGGGCGTGCTGCTCATGCCGAGCGTGTTCGTCTGGCCCGACGTGGTCAGCGGTTTCGCCCGGCCCTGGCAGCCGACGGTCATCTACCCCGCGCGCGGCATGGCCGGGCTGCACGGCGAGGAGGTGCCGCGCCCGTCGGAGGCTCTCGCGCGGCTGCTGGGGCGGCAACGAGCCGCGGTCCTGGCCGGGCTGGCGGACCCGGCCTCGACGACCGACCTGGCGCGACGGCACGGCCTCGCCCCCTCCACCGTCTCCGCCCATCTGTCGGTCCTGCGCGAGGCGGGCCTGCTCCGCTCGCGACGGCAGGGCCACCGGGTGCTGTACGCCCGGACCCCGCTGGGCGACGCGATGGTCGCCGGTGCCTGA
- a CDS encoding MFS transporter, whose amino-acid sequence MGGVHPAPWRRAAVVAALMLAAFTFNTTENLPVGLLSLMADDLRVSLTAVGALVTGYGLAVAVGSLPLAHVTRSVPRRYLMTGLLAVLALASWICALAAVSYGLLLAARVATALAQALFWAVMGPVAVGLFAPERRGRIIGLLSVGGSLATVAGVPAGTWLGGQAGWRVPFAVLGALAAVSLVAVAVLLPTSRPQAGHAAYGAAPDRRRFAVVLTTTALSVTGAFTGFTYLVAFLDEVSGFGRDAVSAVLTAFGAAALAGVTVVGPLLDRYPRATLTVPVAGQAIALLGLYAGGSSQAATVVLLMLLGASVAPAFMATQSQVLHVAPGRTETALAANSAAFNVGVAVGALFGGALLPLTGVRGTFLAGGLLTAVALVVLSWPESVVSRAAVDAPEPGVR is encoded by the coding sequence ATGGGCGGCGTACATCCGGCCCCCTGGCGCAGGGCCGCCGTGGTCGCGGCACTGATGCTGGCGGCGTTCACCTTCAACACCACCGAGAACCTCCCGGTGGGTCTGCTGTCCCTGATGGCGGACGATCTGCGGGTCTCGCTCACGGCGGTTGGCGCGCTGGTCACCGGCTACGGTCTGGCGGTGGCCGTTGGTTCGCTGCCGCTGGCCCACGTCACCCGCTCCGTGCCGCGCCGGTACCTGATGACGGGTCTGCTCGCGGTGCTCGCGCTGGCCAGCTGGATCTGCGCGCTCGCCGCCGTGTCGTACGGCCTGCTGCTGGCCGCCCGGGTGGCGACCGCGCTGGCTCAGGCGCTGTTCTGGGCGGTGATGGGGCCGGTCGCGGTGGGGCTGTTCGCGCCGGAGCGGCGGGGCCGGATCATCGGGCTGCTGTCGGTCGGCGGTTCGCTGGCCACCGTGGCCGGGGTGCCGGCGGGCACCTGGCTGGGCGGCCAAGCGGGCTGGCGGGTGCCGTTCGCGGTGCTCGGAGCCCTCGCCGCCGTGTCGCTGGTCGCCGTGGCCGTGCTGCTGCCGACCTCGCGTCCGCAGGCGGGCCATGCGGCGTACGGGGCCGCCCCCGACCGGCGCCGGTTCGCGGTCGTGCTGACCACCACCGCGCTGTCGGTGACGGGGGCGTTCACCGGGTTCACGTACCTCGTGGCCTTCCTGGACGAGGTGAGCGGGTTCGGGCGGGACGCGGTGAGCGCGGTGCTCACCGCGTTCGGTGCGGCGGCGCTGGCCGGGGTCACGGTGGTGGGACCGCTGCTCGACCGGTATCCGCGGGCCACGCTGACCGTGCCGGTGGCGGGGCAGGCCATCGCCCTGCTCGGGCTGTACGCGGGCGGGAGCAGCCAGGCCGCGACCGTCGTCCTGCTCATGCTGCTGGGGGCCTCGGTGGCGCCGGCGTTCATGGCGACGCAGAGCCAGGTGCTGCATGTCGCCCCGGGGCGTACCGAGACGGCGCTCGCGGCCAACTCGGCGGCCTTCAACGTGGGCGTGGCCGTCGGCGCCCTGTTCGGTGGCGCGCTGCTGCCCCTGACCGGGGTCCGCGGCACGTTCCTTGCGGGCGGGCTGCTGACGGCGGTGGCTCTGGTGGTGCTGTCCTGGCCGGAGTCGGTCGTCTCGCGGGCGGCGGTGGACGCTCCCGAGCCCGGCGTCCGATGA
- a CDS encoding GNAT family N-acetyltransferase — MSEAPFVRHAERADLPVVAELAARHAEYEQAAPPPADLATRLAALLFDTPAPRLRCLVAELPDGRLAGYATCSPELSTWEGREYLHMDCLFLLPGHRGLGLGVLLMDAVAAEARTLGLEAVQWQTPTWNDGAIRFYDRLGARAVQKVRYSLPVAP, encoded by the coding sequence ATGAGCGAGGCCCCCTTCGTCCGGCACGCCGAGCGCGCCGATCTCCCCGTCGTCGCCGAACTCGCCGCCCGTCACGCCGAGTACGAGCAGGCCGCGCCGCCCCCGGCCGACCTGGCCACGCGGCTGGCCGCGCTCCTCTTCGACACCCCCGCGCCCCGTCTGCGCTGCCTGGTGGCCGAACTCCCGGACGGACGACTCGCCGGTTACGCCACCTGCTCGCCCGAACTCTCCACCTGGGAGGGCCGCGAATACCTGCACATGGACTGCCTGTTCCTGCTGCCCGGGCACCGCGGTCTCGGGCTCGGCGTGCTGCTCATGGACGCCGTGGCCGCCGAGGCTCGCACACTGGGGCTCGAGGCGGTGCAGTGGCAGACACCGACGTGGAACGACGGGGCGATCCGCTTCTACGACCGGCTGGGCGCCCGCGCCGTGCAAAAGGTGCGCTACTCCCTACCCGTTGCTCCCTGA
- the hemC gene encoding hydroxymethylbilane synthase — protein MSLPELIRIVSRDSPMALAQVERVRSELTALYPGVRTEVVPVRTTGDKWMGDLSKVEGKGAFTKEVDAALLAGEADLAVHCVKDVPADRPLPAGTTFAAFLKRDDIRDALIHPDGLTLDELPEGTRIGTSSVRRVAQLAATHPHLECVPFRGNANRRLAKLEAREADALLLAVAGLERIGREDVISEILSPETMMPPIGAGILALQCREGDTELIEAVSALGDPDTFREATAERMFLHVLQGHCNSPIAGYARVDHSGELSLRACVFTPDGKTRLNAHEWAGRLDPATLGTSVAVALLRQGAREIIDGIPH, from the coding sequence ATGTCCCTCCCGGAACTGATCCGCATCGTCTCCCGTGACTCGCCCATGGCGCTGGCCCAAGTGGAGCGTGTCAGAAGCGAGTTGACCGCCCTGTATCCCGGTGTGCGCACCGAGGTCGTGCCGGTGAGGACGACCGGTGACAAGTGGATGGGCGACCTGTCCAAGGTCGAGGGCAAGGGTGCGTTCACCAAGGAGGTCGACGCGGCGCTGCTGGCCGGCGAGGCCGATCTCGCGGTGCACTGCGTGAAGGACGTGCCCGCCGACCGGCCGCTTCCGGCGGGCACCACGTTCGCGGCGTTCCTGAAGCGGGACGACATCCGTGACGCCCTGATCCACCCGGACGGCCTCACTCTGGACGAGCTTCCGGAGGGGACCCGGATCGGGACCTCCTCGGTGCGCCGGGTGGCCCAGCTGGCCGCCACTCACCCGCACCTGGAGTGCGTGCCGTTCCGCGGCAACGCCAACCGGCGGCTGGCCAAGCTGGAGGCCCGCGAGGCGGACGCGCTGCTGCTCGCGGTGGCCGGTCTCGAACGCATCGGTCGCGAGGACGTGATCAGCGAGATCCTCTCCCCCGAGACGATGATGCCGCCGATCGGCGCGGGCATCCTCGCGCTCCAGTGCCGGGAGGGCGACACCGAGCTGATCGAAGCGGTCAGCGCGCTGGGCGATCCGGACACCTTCCGGGAGGCGACCGCCGAGCGGATGTTCCTGCACGTCCTGCAGGGCCACTGCAACAGCCCGATCGCGGGGTACGCGCGCGTGGACCACAGCGGGGAACTGTCCCTGCGAGCCTGTGTGTTCACCCCGGACGGCAAGACGCGGCTGAACGCCCACGAGTGGGCGGGCCGGCTCGATCCGGCCACGCTGGGCACCTCGGTGGCGGTGGCGCTGCTGCGTCAGGGTGCCCGCGAGATCATCGACGGCATTCCGCACTAG
- a CDS encoding ABC transporter permease, whose product MSEAPAAPRTVSADIGLLLRPPEPRAGWRLLPARVVAMCAVELQKLSHDRTELYTRAVQPALWLLIFGQTFTRIKAIPTEGIPYIDYLAPGIIAQSAMFIAIFYGIQIIWERDAGILNKLLVTPTPRSALTTGKAFAAGVKSLIQAVVVIVIAALLGVSLTWNPLKLLGVGAIVILGSAFFSCLSMTIAGIVLSRDRLMGIGQAITMPLFFGSNALYPLSVMPGWLQAVSKVNPLSYEVDALRGLLLGTRAHLALDFGVLAVAAVLGITAASSLLGRLAR is encoded by the coding sequence ATGTCCGAAGCACCCGCCGCACCGCGAACCGTGTCGGCTGACATAGGCCTGTTGCTGAGGCCGCCGGAGCCCCGCGCGGGCTGGCGCCTGCTGCCCGCCAGGGTCGTGGCGATGTGCGCCGTGGAACTCCAGAAGCTCAGCCACGACCGCACGGAGCTCTACACCCGCGCGGTCCAGCCCGCCCTGTGGCTGCTGATCTTCGGTCAGACCTTCACCCGCATCAAGGCGATCCCCACCGAGGGCATCCCGTACATCGACTACCTGGCGCCCGGCATCATCGCCCAGTCGGCGATGTTCATAGCGATCTTCTACGGCATCCAGATCATCTGGGAGCGGGACGCGGGCATCCTCAACAAGCTCCTGGTCACCCCCACCCCGCGCTCGGCGCTCACCACCGGCAAGGCCTTCGCGGCCGGAGTGAAGTCGCTGATCCAGGCCGTCGTCGTCATCGTCATCGCCGCCCTGCTCGGGGTGTCGCTGACCTGGAACCCGCTCAAGCTCCTCGGCGTCGGCGCGATCGTGATCCTCGGCTCGGCGTTCTTCTCCTGTCTGTCCATGACCATCGCCGGGATCGTGCTCAGCAGGGACCGCCTGATGGGCATCGGACAGGCCATCACGATGCCGCTCTTCTTCGGCTCCAACGCCCTGTACCCGCTGTCCGTCATGCCGGGCTGGCTCCAGGCCGTCAGCAAGGTCAACCCCCTCAGCTACGAGGTCGACGCCCTGCGCGGACTTCTCCTGGGCACCCGCGCCCATCTGGCGCTCGACTTCGGGGTGCTGGCCGTGGCCGCCGTCCTGGGCATCACCGCGGCCTCCTCGCTCCTCGGCCGGCTGGCCCGTTGA
- a CDS encoding ATP-binding cassette domain-containing protein: MTPDAVSCTGLTYAFGDTKAVDGLDLTVGEGEVFGLLGPNGAGKTTAIRCITTLLPVPAGMIRVFGRDTAADPMAVRRLLGYVPQQLSADANLTGRENVTLFARVFDVARRERAERVAQALAAVDLTDAADRLAGTYSGGMVRRLELAQALVSAPRLLILDEPTIGLDPIARTGVWEHINAVREATGMTVLVTTHYMDEADQYCDRVGLMHRGRVRALGTPVELRRGLAEKRGTDTVPSLEDVFRDVAGSGLEDEGGDFRDVRSTRRTANRVG, encoded by the coding sequence ATGACCCCCGACGCTGTTTCCTGCACCGGGCTGACCTACGCCTTCGGCGACACGAAGGCCGTGGACGGACTGGACCTGACCGTGGGGGAGGGCGAGGTCTTCGGGCTGCTCGGCCCCAACGGTGCCGGCAAGACCACCGCCATCCGCTGCATCACCACCCTGCTCCCGGTCCCGGCCGGGATGATCCGCGTCTTCGGCCGCGACACCGCCGCCGACCCGATGGCCGTACGCCGTCTGCTCGGCTACGTCCCGCAGCAGCTGTCCGCCGACGCCAACCTGACCGGCCGGGAGAACGTCACCCTGTTCGCCCGCGTCTTCGACGTCGCCCGCAGGGAACGTGCCGAGCGTGTCGCCCAGGCGCTGGCGGCGGTCGACCTCACCGACGCCGCCGACCGGCTCGCCGGCACCTACTCCGGCGGCATGGTCCGCCGTCTGGAGCTGGCCCAGGCCCTGGTCAGCGCGCCCCGGCTGCTGATCCTCGACGAGCCGACCATCGGCCTCGACCCGATCGCCCGCACCGGCGTGTGGGAGCACATCAACGCCGTACGCGAGGCGACCGGCATGACCGTCCTCGTGACCACCCACTACATGGACGAGGCCGACCAGTACTGCGACCGGGTCGGCCTCATGCACCGCGGGCGCGTCCGTGCCCTCGGCACCCCCGTCGAGCTCCGGCGGGGACTGGCCGAAAAGCGGGGCACCGACACCGTGCCGAGCCTGGAGGACGTCTTCCGTGACGTCGCCGGCAGCGGACTCGAAGACGAGGGAGGGGATTTCCGCGATGTCCGAAGCACCCGCCGCACCGCGAACCGTGTCGGCTGA
- a CDS encoding MarR family transcriptional regulator, whose protein sequence is MDEETFPEELADALVGVQRLLRRRLRAGLTVPRLRGAEVELLRLVESRPGIGVSDAAKELHLAGNSVSTLVNQLVKDGHLVRGTDPADRRAARLLLTEKAEARLRDWKERRVALVSRHVTRLDAADQEALRAALPALRALAVTLHEEAEDT, encoded by the coding sequence GTGGACGAAGAGACGTTCCCCGAAGAGCTGGCCGATGCCCTCGTCGGCGTCCAGCGGCTGCTCAGGCGCAGGCTGCGCGCCGGACTGACCGTGCCACGGCTGCGTGGCGCCGAGGTCGAACTGCTGCGCCTGGTCGAGTCGCGCCCCGGCATCGGTGTCTCCGACGCCGCCAAGGAGCTCCATCTGGCCGGGAACTCCGTCTCGACCCTGGTCAACCAGCTGGTCAAGGACGGCCACCTGGTCCGCGGGACCGATCCCGCCGACCGGCGCGCCGCCCGGCTGCTGCTCACCGAGAAGGCCGAGGCACGGCTCAGGGACTGGAAGGAGCGGCGCGTCGCGCTCGTGAGCCGCCACGTCACCCGGCTGGACGCGGCCGATCAGGAGGCCCTGCGCGCCGCGCTTCCCGCCCTGCGCGCGCTCGCCGTCACTCTGCACGAGGAGGCCGAGGACACATGA
- a CDS encoding RNA polymerase sigma factor SigF, translated as MSVATRTKPHPHDDAPDTNAAFERLAQLPDGPQRKALRDELVELWLPMAERIAVRFRGRGESLEDLYQVAALGLVKAVDHYDPARGSAFEAYAVPTVTGEIKRHFRDHMWTLHVPRRVQDLRNRVRQASKELSQTPGRAPNVAEIAELAHLTEDEVRAGAEALECFSALSLEAEMPGTDGYALSDALGGPDPGYDVVVDRVAVEPCLRALPERERTILYLRFFRGMTQSGIAEELGISQMHVSRLLSTCFAHLREEVLADSG; from the coding sequence ATGTCCGTCGCCACCAGAACGAAGCCTCATCCGCACGACGACGCCCCCGATACCAACGCGGCGTTCGAGCGCCTGGCACAGCTTCCCGACGGTCCGCAGCGCAAGGCCCTGCGGGACGAGCTCGTGGAGCTCTGGCTGCCCATGGCCGAGCGGATCGCCGTCCGCTTCCGGGGCCGCGGGGAGTCCCTCGAAGACCTCTACCAGGTGGCCGCACTCGGGCTCGTCAAGGCCGTCGACCATTACGACCCGGCACGCGGCAGCGCCTTCGAGGCGTACGCGGTGCCGACCGTGACCGGCGAGATCAAGCGGCACTTCCGTGACCACATGTGGACGCTGCACGTGCCCCGGCGGGTGCAGGACCTGCGCAACCGGGTCCGGCAGGCCTCGAAGGAGCTCTCCCAGACGCCCGGGCGGGCGCCCAACGTCGCCGAGATCGCCGAACTGGCGCACCTGACCGAGGACGAGGTGCGCGCCGGCGCCGAGGCGCTGGAGTGCTTCTCGGCGCTGTCGCTGGAGGCGGAGATGCCCGGCACCGACGGCTACGCCCTGAGCGACGCCCTCGGTGGCCCCGACCCGGGCTACGACGTGGTCGTCGACCGGGTGGCCGTCGAGCCGTGCCTCAGGGCCCTGCCCGAGCGCGAGCGGACCATCCTGTACCTGCGCTTCTTCCGGGGCATGACACAGAGCGGCATCGCTGAGGAACTCGGCATCTCGCAGATGCATGTCTCGCGGCTGCTCAGCACGTGCTTCGCCCACCTGCGCGAAGAGGTCCTGGCCGACTCCGGCTGA
- a CDS encoding ANTAR domain-containing protein, producing MPVVPNEPADESDRIFALQEEVDQLKEAVASHAVVDQAIGMVVALARIGPDEGWEVLKDVSQHTNIKLRNVADLILIWGRSGDLPPEIRVALEEALDRYGPRQIPGAPPG from the coding sequence GTGCCCGTCGTACCGAACGAACCCGCCGACGAGTCGGACCGGATCTTCGCGCTGCAGGAGGAGGTCGACCAGCTCAAGGAAGCGGTCGCCTCCCACGCCGTCGTGGACCAGGCCATCGGCATGGTCGTCGCGCTCGCCAGGATCGGCCCGGACGAGGGCTGGGAAGTACTGAAGGACGTCTCCCAGCACACGAACATCAAGCTGCGCAACGTCGCGGACCTGATCCTCATCTGGGGACGGTCCGGAGACCTGCCGCCGGAGATCCGCGTGGCGCTCGAAGAGGCTCTCGACCGCTACGGCCCCCGACAGATTCCGGGCGCGCCGCCCGGGTGA
- a CDS encoding VOC family protein encodes MNHDPRHPAATADVVSTHHVFGAPCWVSLTSRDEQTTEEFYGAVLGWEWRPAKLGERFRVALANGTPVAGIAAVASMWQMAVAWTPYFAVPSADEAVARVQERGGTLAVGPLSFPPGRAALLSDRDGATFGIWEGELVANWEVWRRAQPAFVRLHTRDAFDAAIFYGEVFDWASERPGCCEVRYEGGEVVLRSGGAVVARIESGALGSAPDPGIRPHWQVHFAVADVTACAKAAEVHGGSVLSHDTTEAVLRDPDGAQFTVTSRRTH; translated from the coding sequence ATGAACCACGATCCGAGACATCCCGCCGCGACCGCGGACGTCGTCTCCACCCACCATGTCTTCGGTGCCCCCTGCTGGGTGAGCCTGACCAGCCGCGACGAGCAGACCACGGAGGAGTTCTACGGTGCCGTCCTCGGGTGGGAGTGGAGGCCCGCGAAGCTCGGCGAGCGCTTCCGGGTCGCGCTGGCGAACGGCACGCCGGTCGCGGGGATCGCCGCGGTGGCCTCGATGTGGCAGATGGCGGTGGCCTGGACGCCGTACTTCGCGGTGCCCAGCGCGGACGAGGCGGTGGCCCGTGTGCAGGAGCGCGGCGGCACCCTGGCGGTCGGTCCGCTGTCCTTCCCGCCCGGCCGCGCGGCACTGCTCTCCGACCGCGACGGAGCGACCTTCGGCATCTGGGAGGGCGAGCTCGTCGCCAACTGGGAGGTCTGGCGACGGGCCCAGCCCGCCTTCGTGCGGCTGCACACCCGCGACGCGTTCGACGCCGCGATCTTCTACGGCGAGGTCTTCGACTGGGCCTCGGAACGGCCCGGCTGCTGCGAGGTGCGCTACGAGGGCGGCGAGGTGGTGCTGCGCAGCGGGGGCGCCGTGGTGGCGCGCATCGAGTCGGGGGCGCTGGGCTCCGCCCCCGATCCCGGTATCCGGCCGCACTGGCAGGTCCACTTCGCGGTCGCGGACGTGACCGCCTGCGCCAAGGCGGCGGAGGTCCACGGCGGCAGCGTGCTCTCGCACGACACCACCGAGGCCGTCCTGCGCGACCCCGACGGCGCCCAGTTCACGGTGACCTCACGCCGCACCCACTGA